The Polyangium aurulentum genomic interval TGGGATGTTGTGGGCGCGGGGCTCGGGCCCCCCGCGGGGTTTTTCGCATGGATCTCGGGCGCAATGCCCGCGGCGCGCAGCACCTCGCGCACCACGGTCGACGCCCTGCGGAGCGCGGCCCGGGGCACGTGCGCCGGCCTGCCCGCGACCACGGAGGCCTCGGCTTTTTGCATCACGGTGAGGACCTCTTTCAAGGCCGAGCGGCGCTGTTCGTCAAGGCCTCCCGCGCGCGCCGCCGCCGCGAGCAGCGCGTCGTTGCCTTGATCCACCGGCGTGCCGAGCTTGTGGGCGAGCGCCTCGGCCAGGGCGCTCTTCAGCTCGAGCAGCACCAGGCTCGGGGGCGACGTCGGCGCGGCGAGCAGTGCGAAGCGCCCGGCCACGCCGCCCTGCGCCACGAGCGGCGTCTTGCGCGCATAGCGAGGTGTCGGGCTTTTGTAGGGCCGGCCCGCGGCGCGCGCGACCCACGCGCCCACGCCGAGCGTCGCGAGCACCGCGAAGATAAGGTGCATCCATCCGGGCATCCCGTTCTGACGCGCCTCGGCGATCGCGTCGGCGATCGAGCGCAGCTGGCCCTCGAAATCCTTGCGCAGGGTCGTCTGCCCGCCGAACGAGCCCTCCTCGCTGAAGCGGTTCGACACGATGAAGAGCCTGCCGTTCATGCGCTCGACCCCGTCGCTGTCGACGAGGTAGCGGCAGAGCCCCTGCGCGAAGGCGCGGTTGCCCGGGTAGCGGAGCATCTGGTTCATCAGCCCCGAGGGATCGCTCAGCGCGAACAGGCGCCCCTTGCCGACCTGCCCGGCGACCGCGACGATTGCGGCGGGCTCGCCGATCGCGCGTACTTCGAGCACCGGCGAGAGGTTCGGGTGGCGCAGCCCGGTCGCGTGGTTGGTCACGAACTGCTGCACCTGTGCCACGACCGGATGCGGGCCTGCGAGCTGACCTTTTTCGTTGTCGAGGACGGGCTCTGCGATGGCGAGCTGCGGGTTGTTGCGCAGCGCAGCGACCGGGCGCGTGGGCAGCGAGGTGCGCTCGATGTGGAAGCGCCTGAGCGTCTCGTCGCCGCGCCCGTAGTCGTCGACGATCGCGAGCCGGCCGCCGGCCTTCATGAACGCGGTCGTCTCCTCGGGATCCATGCTCTGCAGCGGATGCAGGACGAGCACGCCGTCGCTCGGTCCGACCTCGCTCCAATCGAGCACTGCCACGGCCTTGACGCGGCCCTCGCCGAGCTCGCTCACCGCGATGCCGTACAGCTCGGAGCAGCCTTCCCAGGTCGTGTCCGAGACGTCGAAAGCCGCGCCGAAAGCGGCTCCTGTCGAGACGATGACGGCGACGCCGAGCGCGGCTGCGAGCGGCCGGGACGCACGGATGAGCTCACGTCGCACGTTGAGATCTTGCGGCGCAGTGATCATCTTGTCGTCGCTGACCCGTCCTGGCGCATGTTCGCCATGATGCGTCATGTGACCGCCGAGCATAACACCGTCGCCCAGGGCGATACGCTTGACCCCGTTGCCCGCATTGCTAGATTCGACTCGTGAACGGGCTCATTCTTGCTAGCTCCGTTCACCTGAGAAGCTGGCACTCTAGCGGTGCGGAGGAGTCCGGATGCTACCTCCTTTCATCATCGAGCAAATAAGACAACGCGAGGAGAGGGAGCGGGCCCGGCGTGAGGACAACCAGCCGCGCCTCGAGCTGCCGCTCGAACGCTACCCTGCCCCGCAGCGACCGCGCACCCGGGACGACGAAGACGACCCGAATCGCGGCGTGATCATCCTCGACATCGGCTGAACGGCCCTGTTGTCGGCCGTTCGCCTTCTCCTTTCTCCCCCGCCGCCCGTGTCTCTTCGACCGGGCAGGCATCATCCGCGAAACCATTCGAGAATTCTCTCTTCCCTGCGGGCGTCCTGACCGGACGGGGCGCGCCGGTGCGGCGTTGGGAACAAGAGGCGGAAAACGGCTCGTTCGGCCCTTGACCGGGT includes:
- a CDS encoding DUF4350 domain-containing protein, whose translation is MTHHGEHAPGRVSDDKMITAPQDLNVRRELIRASRPLAAALGVAVIVSTGAAFGAAFDVSDTTWEGCSELYGIAVSELGEGRVKAVAVLDWSEVGPSDGVLVLHPLQSMDPEETTAFMKAGGRLAIVDDYGRGDETLRRFHIERTSLPTRPVAALRNNPQLAIAEPVLDNEKGQLAGPHPVVAQVQQFVTNHATGLRHPNLSPVLEVRAIGEPAAIVAVAGQVGKGRLFALSDPSGLMNQMLRYPGNRAFAQGLCRYLVDSDGVERMNGRLFIVSNRFSEEGSFGGQTTLRKDFEGQLRSIADAIAEARQNGMPGWMHLIFAVLATLGVGAWVARAAGRPYKSPTPRYARKTPLVAQGGVAGRFALLAAPTSPPSLVLLELKSALAEALAHKLGTPVDQGNDALLAAAARAGGLDEQRRSALKEVLTVMQKAEASVVAGRPAHVPRAALRRASTVVREVLRAAGIAPEIHAKNPAGGPSPAPTTSQAQRPPAEESAT